A single Lolium perenne isolate Kyuss_39 chromosome 6, Kyuss_2.0, whole genome shotgun sequence DNA region contains:
- the LOC127306300 gene encoding F-box protein At5g07610 isoform X1 — MKVKKKTGRRLKIANSPNLSDRICTSKPPPVSASAVHPSPPPPPPPPSARLRLRRPPVQSSLSQHHRLDLHRNRMQARSRKKNQPTASLPEDLLIEILARVPFKSLCRFNCVSQSWLALCSDPDLRKRSPQALSGFFCFARDDEYHELSFLNLSGKGRPLVDPDLPFLRGIWDKGVRVMDCCSSLLLCLCWKSSSTEADYVVCNPATEKWTVLPATKELHTKNIIRLGFDPAFPSRFAVFVLVQGLYDREITGVEIFSSETARWTYTQSQWGHETSVDDVDGSVSVFFSGTLHLTTRDSSVITVDTEGKTWHEIRMPLSMEDTTDYGFIAECQGRLYAMHMDYSNGRCQLSVWVLENYASGQWTIKHTTNMKRLIGVDEVCTLVAFNSERNLIIHINGQDEKLVSYNMDSRKSHVIFSFERFFHLCCYPYIPCYAEWLLKAAP, encoded by the exons ATGAAGGTTAAAAAAAAAACTGGTCGACGTCTAAAGATTGCAAACTCCCCAAACCTTTCAGATCGCATCTGCACCTCCAAGCCGCCACCCGTCTCCGCCTCCGCCGTCCACCcgtctccgcctccgcctccgcctccgccgtccGCCCGTCTCCGCCTCCGCCGTCCGCCCGTCCAGTCATCGTTAAGCCAGCATCATAG GTTAGATCTCCACCGCAACAGGATGCAAGCAAGGTCCAGGAAGAAGAACCAGCCGACGGCCAGCCTCCCTGAAGACCTCCTCATCGAGATCCTTGCGCGTGTACCCTTCAAATCGCTCTGCCGCTTCAATTGCGTCTCACAATCATGGCTCGCTCTCTGCTCCGACCCTGACCTCCGCAAGAGGTCACCGCAGGCCCTATCCGGCTTCTTCTGCTTCGCCCGCGATGACGAATACCATGAGCTCAGTTTCCTCAATTTGTCAGGCAAAGGTCGGCCTCTTGTCGACCCCGACCTCCCTTTCCTGCGCGGCATATGGGACAAAGGCGTCCGAGTCATGGACTGCTGCAGCAGTCTTCTCCTCTGCCTTTGCTGGAAGTCATCTTCAACCGAAGCAGATTACGTTGTTTGCAATCCGGCTACTGAGAAGTGGACTGTTTTGCCTGCTACCAAGGAGCTGCACACAAAGAATATCATTCGTTTGGGTTTTGACCCAGCCTTTCCATCCCGCTTTGCCGTATTTGTGCTCGTGCAGGGTCTTTATGACCGCGAGATCACTGGAGTGGAGATCTTCTCATCAGAAACTGCAAGATGGACCTATACGCAGAGTCAGTGGGGCCATGAGACAAGTGTGGATGACGTCGATGGGTCAGTTTCCGTCTTCTTCAGCGGCACACTGCATTTGACTACTCGCGATTCTTCAGTAATCACAGTGGATACAGAAGGGAAGACTTGGCATGAAATCCGAATGCCACTCAGTATGGAAGACACAACAGATTATGGTTTTATCGCCGAGTGTCAGGGACGCTTGTATGCTATGCATATGGATTACTCTAATGGTAGGTGTCAACTCTCAGTTTGGGTCCTTGAGAATTATGCTAGTGGCCAGTGGACAATAAAGCATACAACTAACATGAAGAGACTGATAGGAGTTGATGAGGTCTGTACATTGGTCGCATTCAATTCGGAACGTAACTTGATTATCCATATTAATGGACAGGACGAAAAGCTTGTGTCTTACAATATGGATAGCCGGAAATCTCATGTTATCTTCAGTTTCGAGAGGTTCTTTCATCTTTGTTGTTATCCATACATTCCCTGTTACGCGGAATGGTTGCTGAAAGCAGCTCCATGA
- the LOC127306300 gene encoding F-box protein At5g07610 isoform X2 translates to MQARSRKKNQPTASLPEDLLIEILARVPFKSLCRFNCVSQSWLALCSDPDLRKRSPQALSGFFCFARDDEYHELSFLNLSGKGRPLVDPDLPFLRGIWDKGVRVMDCCSSLLLCLCWKSSSTEADYVVCNPATEKWTVLPATKELHTKNIIRLGFDPAFPSRFAVFVLVQGLYDREITGVEIFSSETARWTYTQSQWGHETSVDDVDGSVSVFFSGTLHLTTRDSSVITVDTEGKTWHEIRMPLSMEDTTDYGFIAECQGRLYAMHMDYSNGRCQLSVWVLENYASGQWTIKHTTNMKRLIGVDEVCTLVAFNSERNLIIHINGQDEKLVSYNMDSRKSHVIFSFERFFHLCCYPYIPCYAEWLLKAAP, encoded by the coding sequence ATGCAAGCAAGGTCCAGGAAGAAGAACCAGCCGACGGCCAGCCTCCCTGAAGACCTCCTCATCGAGATCCTTGCGCGTGTACCCTTCAAATCGCTCTGCCGCTTCAATTGCGTCTCACAATCATGGCTCGCTCTCTGCTCCGACCCTGACCTCCGCAAGAGGTCACCGCAGGCCCTATCCGGCTTCTTCTGCTTCGCCCGCGATGACGAATACCATGAGCTCAGTTTCCTCAATTTGTCAGGCAAAGGTCGGCCTCTTGTCGACCCCGACCTCCCTTTCCTGCGCGGCATATGGGACAAAGGCGTCCGAGTCATGGACTGCTGCAGCAGTCTTCTCCTCTGCCTTTGCTGGAAGTCATCTTCAACCGAAGCAGATTACGTTGTTTGCAATCCGGCTACTGAGAAGTGGACTGTTTTGCCTGCTACCAAGGAGCTGCACACAAAGAATATCATTCGTTTGGGTTTTGACCCAGCCTTTCCATCCCGCTTTGCCGTATTTGTGCTCGTGCAGGGTCTTTATGACCGCGAGATCACTGGAGTGGAGATCTTCTCATCAGAAACTGCAAGATGGACCTATACGCAGAGTCAGTGGGGCCATGAGACAAGTGTGGATGACGTCGATGGGTCAGTTTCCGTCTTCTTCAGCGGCACACTGCATTTGACTACTCGCGATTCTTCAGTAATCACAGTGGATACAGAAGGGAAGACTTGGCATGAAATCCGAATGCCACTCAGTATGGAAGACACAACAGATTATGGTTTTATCGCCGAGTGTCAGGGACGCTTGTATGCTATGCATATGGATTACTCTAATGGTAGGTGTCAACTCTCAGTTTGGGTCCTTGAGAATTATGCTAGTGGCCAGTGGACAATAAAGCATACAACTAACATGAAGAGACTGATAGGAGTTGATGAGGTCTGTACATTGGTCGCATTCAATTCGGAACGTAACTTGATTATCCATATTAATGGACAGGACGAAAAGCTTGTGTCTTACAATATGGATAGCCGGAAATCTCATGTTATCTTCAGTTTCGAGAGGTTCTTTCATCTTTGTTGTTATCCATACATTCCCTGTTACGCGGAATGGTTGCTGAAAGCAGCTCCATGA
- the LOC127306302 gene encoding ASC1-like protein 2, with protein MGVPSIDWEAESYPAHADFAVLPCFVAFFLAVRFLLDRFVFERLGKRMIFGKGDAEKLDSETYAGKIKIRKFKESAWKGVYFLSAELLALSVTYNEPWFTNTMNFWVGPGDQIWPDQRMKFKLKAVYMYGAGFYMYSIIALLFWETRRSDFGLSMTHHVASVFLIVMSYIFRFARVGSVVLAIHDASDVFLEVGKISKYSGRQVVADVSFLLFVISWVILRLIYFPFWVLRSTSYEVILVLDKEEHKFDGPIYYYVFNCLLFSLLVLHIYWWVLMCRMLMRQVQSRGHVGDDIRSDSESEEEHDD; from the exons ATGGGCGTCCCGTCGATCGACTGGGAGGCGGAGAGCTACCCCGCGCACGCCGACTTCGCGGTCCTCCCCTGCTTCGTCGCCTTCTTCCTCGCCGTCCGCTTCCTCCTCGACCGCTTCGTCTTCGAG AGGCTAGGCAAGCGTATGATTTTTGGGAAGGGCGATGCGGAAAAGCTTGATTCTGAGACATATGCAGGGAAGATCAAAATCAGAAAATTCAAGGAATCGGCTTGGAAAGGCGTTTATTTCCTATCCGCGGAATTACTGGCATTGAGTGTGACGTACAACGAGCCATGGTTCACGAACACAATGAACTTCTGGGTTGGACCGGGAGATCAGATCTGGCCAGATCAAAGAATGAA GTTTAAACTAAAGGCGGTTTACATGTATGGTGCCGGCTTTTATATGTACTCAATAATCGCCCTTCTGTTTTGGGAAACAAGGCGTTCAGACTTTGGTCTTTCGATGACTCATCAcgtagcatctgtttttctcattGTAATGTCTTACATATTCAG ATTTGCACGCGTGGGTTCAGTTGTCCTTGCCATTCATGATGCAAGTGATGTGTTCCTGGAGGTGGGAAAAATTTCCAAGTACAGTGGCCGCCAGGTGGTTGCTGATGTATCATTTCTTCTTTTCGTCATTTCTTGGGTAATCCTTCGCCTGATATATTTTCCATTCTGGGTTCTCCGGAGCACAAG TTATGAAGTTATTCTGGTTTTGGACAAGGAGGAGCATAAATTTGATGGGCCCATATACTACTATGTTTTCAACTGCCTTCTCTTCTCCCTCCTTGTTCTGCACATATATTGGTGGGTTTTAATGTGTCGAATGCTTATGAGGCAAGTTCAGTCTAGAGGGCATGTTGGGGATGACATCAGATCTG ATTCGGAATCTGAAGAGGAACATGATGATTAA
- the LOC127306301 gene encoding zinc finger protein HD1 translates to MLMNCDFNCDLFEQEAKRRSYPWARPCDGCHAAPSAVYCHADAAYLCASCDTQVHSANRLASSHERVRVCVSCESAAAVLECHADSAALCTTCDAQVHSANPIAQRHQRVPVLPLPALAIPAASVFAEAEAATTVYGDKEEGEEVDSWLLLERDSDDNNCTNNIDQYFNLFGYDMYYDKFSCNPGPGEEYRLQEQDVQNMYRENEVCEFAVPSQVGMASEQPESSYGMIGAEQDASMTAGTSTYTASISNGIPFSSMEVGIIPDNTRPDVSNTNIQRTSEAMELAGHSLQMPVHFSSMDRDARVLRYKEKKQARTFQKTIRYATRKAYAEARPRIKGRFAKRSDIEHELDQMLTIPALPDSGHATVLWF, encoded by the exons ATGTTAATGAATTGTGATTTCAATTGTGACCTTTTCGAGCAGGAAGCCAAAAGGAGAAGTTATCCATGGGCCAGGCCATGCGATGGATGTCATGCAGCACCAAGCGCAGTATACTGCCATGCTGATGCTGCATATCTCTGCGCATCATGTGACACACAGGTTCATTCTGCTAATCGTTTGGCATCGTCCCATGAGCGTGTGCGTGTCTGTGTATCCTGTGAGAGTGCAGCCGCAGTGCTTGAATGCCATGCAGATTCCGCAGCACTGTGTACCACCTGTGACGCACAGGTGCACTCTGCTAACCCAATTGCTCAGAGGCACCAACGAGTGCCTGTGCTGCCACTCCCAGCCCTTGCCATTCCAGCAGCCTCTGTTTTCGCAGAGGCGGAAGCTGCTACCACTGTCTACGGTGACAAGGAAGAGGGAGAGGAGGTGGACTCTTGGCTCCTGCTGGAAAGAGATTCTGATGACAACAATTGTACCAACAACATAGATCAATACTTCAACCTTTTTGGATACGACATGTATTATGACAAGTTCAGTTGCAACCCAGGACCAGGTGAGGAATACAGACTGCAAGAACAGGATGTGCAGAACATGTACAGAGAGAATGAGGTGTGTGAGTTTGCAGTACCTTCACAAGTTGGCATGGCAAGTGAGCAGCCAGAGAGTAGTTATGGAATGATTGGGGCAGAGCAGGATGCCTCCATGACTGCTGGGACTAGTACCTACACAGCTTCCATCAGCAACGGC ATACCTTTCTCGTCAATGGAGGTCGGTATAATACCAGACAACACCAGACCAGATGTTTCAAATACTAACATCCAAAGAACCAGTGAAGCCATGGAACTCGCAGGCCATTCACTTCAGATGCCAGTGCATTTCAGCTCCATGGATAGAGATGCCAGGGTCCTCAGGTACAAGGAGAAGAAGCAGGCGAGGACGTTCCAGAAGACCATAAGATATGCAACAAGGAAAGCATATGCAGAAGCACGGCCACGGATCAAGGGTCGCTTCGCTAAAAGATCAGATATAGAGCATGAACTAGACCAGATGTTGACAATACCAGCCCTACCAGATAGTGGTCATGCTACTGTTCTATGGTTCTGA
- the LOC127306299 gene encoding LRR receptor kinase SERL2 produces the protein MAVLAASSLVLLLFFSFPPAPANGLLSPKGVNYEVQALMMIKNCLKDPHGVLKNWDQDSVDPCSWTMVTCSQENLVTGLEAPSQNLSGPLSPSIGNLTNLEIVLLQNNNINGRIPEIGRLTRLKTLDLSSNQLSGEIPSSVSRLTNLQYLRLNNNTLSGAFPASSANLSHLVFLDLSYNNLSGPVPGSLARTFNIVGNPLICGAAKEQDCYGTLPMPMSYSLNNTQGTPVPAKSKGHKAAIAFGSTIGCISVLFLVTGLLFWWRHRKNRQILFDVDDQHIENVNLENLKRFQFRELQAATENFSSKNLIGKGGFGNVYRGKLPDGTIVAVKRLKDGNAAGGELQFQTEVEMISLAVHRNLLRLCGFCMTATERLLVYPCMSNGSVASRLKGKPPLNWITRKGIALGAARGLLYLHEQCDPKIIHRDVKAANILLDDFCEAIVGDFGLAKLLDHRDSHVTTAVRGTVGHIAPEYLSTGQSSEKTDVFGFGILLLELTTGQTALEFGKATNQKGAMLDWVKKMHQEKNLNVLVDKGLGSSYDRIELEEMVQVALLCTQYLPGHRPKMSEVVRMLEGDGLAERWEASQRSDSHNFKVPEFTFGRCYSDLTDDSSLLVQAVELSGPR, from the exons ATGGCGGTTCTCGCTGCTTCCTCCTTGGTGCTgcttctcttcttctccttcccTCCCGCGCCGGCCAACGGTCTCCTCTCCCCCAAGGGTGTAAACTATGAAG TGCAAGCCCTCATGATGATCAAGAACTGCCTCAAGGATCCCCATGGCGTACTCAAGAACTGGGACCAAGACTCCGTGGATCCTTGCAGCTGGACCATGGTCACCTGCTCACAGGAAAACCTCGTCACTGGCCT AGAAGCTCCGAGCCAGAACCTGTCTGGCCCGCTCTCCCCGAGCATAGGGAATTTGACCAATCTTGAGATAGT CCTGCTGCAGAACAACAACATCAACGGGCGAATCCCGGAGATTGGCAGGCTGACAAGGCTCAAGACGCTTGATCTCTCCAGCAACCAGTTATCTGGCGAAATCCCCAGCTCCGTGAGCCGCCTCACGAACCTCCAATACTT GAGGCTCAACAACAATACACTGTCTGGCGCATTCCCTGCATCATCGGCTAATTTGTCGCACCTTGTCTTCTT GGATCTGTCCTATAATAATCTCAGCGGTCCAGTTCCAGGGTCATTGGCGAGGACATTCAA CATAGTAGGGAATCCACTGATCTGTGGAGCAGCCAAGGAACAAGATTGTTATGGAACTTTACCGATGCCGATGTCCTACAGCCTGAATAACACACAAG GTACTCCAGTTCCAGCAAAATCTAAGGGCCACAAAGCTGCAATTGCATTTGGCTCTACAATAGGCTGCATCAGCGTCCTCTTCCTTGTTACGGGATTGCTGTTCTGGTGGAGGCATAGGAAAAATCGGCAGATTCTTTTCGATGTTGATG ACCAACACATAGAGAATGTCAATCTTGAAAACCTGAAGAGGTTTCAGTTCAGAGAGCTCCAGGCTGCAACAGAGAACTTCAGCAGCAAGAACTTAATAGGAAAAGGCGGTTTTGGAAATGTGTATCGGGGGAAGCTCCCAGATGGAACTATAGTAGCTGTGAAGAGGCTGAAAGATGGAAATGCCGCTGGCGGGGAGTTGCAGTTTCAGACTGAAGTCGAGATGATCAGCTTGGCGGTGCACCGGAATCTCCTAAGGCTTTGCGGGTTCTGCATGACTGCCACCGAGAGGCTACTGGTCTATCCGTGCATGTCAAATGGAAGTGTTGCATCACGCCTGAAAG GGAAGCCACCACTGAACTGGATCACCAGGAAGGGGATAGCACTCGGGGCAGCTAGAGGCCTACTATACCTGCATGAGCAGTGTGACCCCAAGATCATCCACAGGGATGTAAAGGCAGCGAACATATTGCTCGATGACTTCTGTGAAGCAATTGTCGGAGATTTTGGGCTTGCTAAGCTTCTAGACCACCGTGACTCGCATGTCACCACAGCCGTGAGGGGCACTGTAGGCCACATTGCCCCAGAGTACCTCTCCACGGGCCAGTCATCTGAGAAAACCGACGTCTTCGGCTTCGGGATCCTGTTGCTCGAGCTGACCACTGGACAGACTGCACTTGAATTTGGAAAGGCAACAAATCAGAAGGGAGCCATGCTGGACTgg GTGAAAAAGATGCATCAGGAGAAGAATCTCAACGTGCTTGTTGATAAGGGACTTGGGAGCAGTTACGACCGCATTGAGCTAGAGGAGATGGTGCAGGTGGCGCTGTTGTGCACCCAGTATCTCCCGGGTCACAGGCCTAAGATGTCAGAGGTGGTCAGGATGCTCGAAGGCGATGGGCTTGCAGAGCGGTGGGAGGCATCGCAACGTAGCGACTCACACAATTTCAAGGTGCCCGAGTTCACCTTCGGGCGCTGCTACTCCGACCTGACGGACGATTCGTCATTGCTGGTACAGGCAGTTGAGCTCTCTGGACCAAGATGA